The nucleotide sequence TTTTCTTAAACAGACTTCCTGTAAATGCATTTTTAACAGAAAACTTATTCTTACCCGGAATCAGCCAGCCGAAAAGTTCCCTGTCTCCGCCTTCGGGTATAACCGAAACCTGATAATCAAATTTGCCGAGAAAATTAACAGGCTCATCACATGTTTTGCCGTAAAGAGGAGAACCGGAGATTACACGGTATTTATTATCATTGACAAGTTTCGACTTTAAAATGTCAAATATATCGGCACCGATATCTGTTCGGATTAATGACGGTTCACGCACCCCTTCACCTGCGATGGAAATAACTCTTTTTGTATAAATCTCACCAGTTCTGAAAAGTTTTCCAGCAGCAATTACATCCTGATAACCGATCTGCCAGACACTCTTTTCCCGGCTTGCAGGGGATAAAAAATGTATATGGGTACCCGCCAGCCCTGCGGGATGGGGCCCGTCAAACCTGACAATTTCCACATTATCAGGCAGATCGGAGGGAATATAAAAATTTTCATCATCTATGCACACAAAAACTTTGGATTTTGTCAGAGAACTGATGACATCCACTCCATCATAGAAACTGTCGTAATTATCGCCTATAACATTTACGACTCGGGGAGCAAGAGGTCTTGTATCGGCTGCTGTAATAAAAATATCAGGAGATTCAGCTTCAGGATCGGCAATTTTGCCGTATGGTCGGGATACAAAGGATGTCCACAAGCCCGATTCAAGGAGCTGATTCCTTACATCTTCCGCCGGAATATTGTTTAAATTTGAGTATTTATTAAAAGTAACGGAATCGTCACCGCTTTTTCTAATCACAATGGACAAAAATTTGCGTTTTTCGCCCCTGTTTATACGTTTTACTTCCCCTGCCACAGGTGACGTAAATTTAATACGCTCATTCTTTTTGTGAAGAAACAGTGCATCCCCTTTCTTAACAAAATCACCCTCAGATACCAGAAAACGGGGTTTTAATCCGATAAAATCATCTCCGAGAACAGCATATTCAGAAGCTGCGGCTTCATCACGGATTTCCTGAACCGGCACACCTTTCAGAGGAATGTCACAGCCTTTTTTTATATGAATTGTTTTCATAACCACATAAAACCCTTTTGTTAATTATAGCATAATTTAGATTAAACCAAATTCATTTTAATAGTCAACTGAATATTACTTTGGCACCCTCCCATTTTTTTCACAGTATCATACCAAGTGAACGTTTATTTAACAATTCATCAATTGTAGGAGCTAAATTAGGCGGCTTGGGTTTTCGAAATCTAAATATTTCCTTAGCCATAATAAATGCTCTGCTAATACCATCTAAAAGGCTATAATATATAAATTTTGGTCGATCTTTCTTTTTGGATTTCTCCCTCTTAGAATTTGCAATGACCTGCTCTTTTAATATTTCATCCTCCTGTACCATCAGCAATACGCTCCAGGCTAACATGGATGCTCCAAGCAGTGATTATTTGTTGCATACTAAAAATGGACAAAGTTGCAAGAGGAATTCCCGAAAGTTGCAAACAGGAATTCCCGAAATTTGCAAGAAATAATTGCAACAATTTTCACAACTGCTAAACCCTGTAAGTTGTTATAAAAAACTTACAGGAGGCAAAAAGAGAGGATGTTAAGTATGTTACAAATTGAAGATATCAGAAATATGTACTTTAACAAAGGCAAGAATGTGTCGGAAATATGCAGAGAAACCGGCTTTGATCGCAAGACAGTAAACAAGTATCTTGAGAAAGAGAACTGGACAGAAGTAAAGCTGCCGTTACCGGAAGTCAGGGGATCGAAGCTTGATGCGTATAAGCCTGAGATAGACAGATGGTTAGAAGATGACAGAAGAATAAGGCGCAAACAAAGGCATACAGCCAAAAGGGTATTTGACAGATTGAGGGAAAAATATCCTGATTTTGAGTGCAGCTACCGGACAGTAGCGAGTTATGTATCAGAGAAGAAGCAGGAGATTTACAACCCTAAGCAGTCGTACTTACCTTTAGAGCATAAAGCGGGTGAAGCCCAGATAGACTTCGGTAAGGCTGACTTTGTAGAAAAAGGTGTACCGTTTTTTGGCTCTTATCTGAGCGTATCATTCCCCAACAGCAATGGCGGTTATCTGCAGCTTTTTAAGGGGGAGAACTTTGAATGCCTTGCCCAGGGATTGAGAAATATTTTTGAACATATGGGCGGTGTCCCCCATAGGCATTGGTATGACAATTTATCCCCTGTAGTTAAAGATATCTTAAAAGGCAAAGACCGTAATTTGACAGAATCATTTATAAGATTCAGGGAACATTACGGATTCGAGTCAGCATTCTGCAATCCGGCTTCCGGTCATGAGAAGGGAAATGTAGAGAATAAAGTTGGTTATTTAAGGCGTAATCTTCTTGTTCCCGTTCCGGAGTTTTCAGATTTGGAAGAGTACAACCGTGAGCTGCTGGTAAGGTGTGACAAAGATATGAAGCGTGAGCATTACCGTAAAGGGGAATTTATCTCCAGTCTTTTTGAAGAGGATTTGAAAGCACTCAATCCGCTGCCTACCAGAGTTTTTGAGGCGGAGAGTTATGAGCATGTAAGAGTTGATGCTTACGGCAAATTTACATTGAATGACGGTAAACACACCTATTCAGCCTCTCCACGCCTTGCAGGTGGTAGAGCTGTAGTAGTAAAGAGCCATAACAATATCAAAGTGCTTGATAAAAATATGAAGGAGGTGGTTGTTCACAATAGGCTTTATGGAGAAGAGAGACAGGAATCTATGGATTGGTTACCATATCTCAGTCAGCTCTCAAAGAAGCCTGGTGCCCTGAAATATACGGGTATTTATAAAATGCTCCCCTGTTCTATCAGGAGTTGGCTTGATAAAGTATCACCGGGGGAAAAATCTTCAGCACTAAAAATGCTTGCAAGTATGACTAAGGAGTCGGGGTTTGATGTGGCAGTAAAATCCCTGGAAAATGCATTGTCATGCAATGCCAGTGATTTTGAGAGTATATCCTCTGTTTACAGGAGTATAATCAGCAGGATGCCTGAGCTTAAGCCGGTAAGTCTGTCACCTGATGTTCCTGAATTGAGAAAGGTTGATTCTGATTTCAGTAAATATGACCGATTATTTAATAGCGAGGTTGGTCATGTCAGTAATTGAGTCTGTGGCAGAAGCCTGCAAGGAGCTGAAGCTGAGCAGGAATATAGTGGATAATATGCAGAAGATACAGGAAGAAGACAGGTATAAGTTTTTACTGCAATTGTTCCAGCTGGAGATACAACATAGGGCTGATAACCGCAGGCAGAGGAATATAAAGAGTGCCGGTTTTTACAACATGAAGAGTTTTTCTGATTATGTGTATGACGATTTAGAGCTTCCGTCCGGCTTAAGTATATCAGATATAGAATCTGCAGAATTTGTCAGGCGTAAGGAGAATCTAATTTTATACGGGAATTCCGGGACGGGCAAGTCCCACCTTGCTACAGCCATTGGTATTAAGGCTTGCATGGAAGATATGCGTGTGGGTTTTTACAGAACAGCCGGATTGGTGAACAAGCTTCTTGAAGCCAGACAGCAGGGGGCATTGGACAAGTTGTTCAGGAAGCTGTCTAAGCTGGATTTGATAATATGTGATGAGTGGGGATATGTGCCGTTGGATATGGTCGGTGGACAACTGCTATTTCAGGTGATTTCTGAGTGTTATGAAACCAAGAGCCTGATTATCACCACTAATCTGGAATTCAGCAAATGGGTGAATATTTTTTACAATCAGGAGATGACCGCAGCTATGATTGACAGGCTGGTTCATCTAGCACCAGCCAGAGGCTGGTAAATATGTGGTACACATTACAGTCATTTGCTGGTATTTCAGGGGGAAAGTTGGCGAGTGAAAAATTCGCTTGTTAACAAAAAAAATTCCTCACCGAGGTAGGGAAAAAATTTTTGCAAAAATAGGGAATTTCTACTTGCAAAAAACAATTGGCACCCTCCCATTTTTTTCACAGTATCATACCAAGTGAACGTTTATTTAACAATTCATCAATTGTAGGAGCTAAATTAGGCGGCTTGGGTTTTCGAAATCTAAATATTTCCTTAGCCATAATAAATGCTCTGCTAATACCATCTAAAAGGCTATAATATATAAATTTTGGTCGATCTTTCTTTTTGGATTTCTCCCTCTTAGAATTTGCAATGACCTGCTCTTTTAATATTTCATCCTCCTGTACCATCAGCAATACGCTCCAGGCTAACATGGATGCTCCAAGCAGTGATTTTATCGCATTAAAGTTAGGGGTTAAACTCTTCTCTATTCCAAAGCCCTGCTTCTCAAATCTGTAACATTCTTCCACGCCCCAGCGGTGGTAATATCCTGTCACGCGTCTCTTAATCTCTCTGGATTTCTTTATGTGACCATTTGTAAGTAAAATATGAGGCTCTTTATTCTCCTCCCCCTTATTAACCATTACAGTCACAGGGTAAAGCTTACCTTCAAGATTTATATAACACTTCTTATAGCCAAACCTAAAAGATTTCCCAATTTTGTAACGTCTGTTTATTTTCTTCACTAAATCAGGAATACTTACCGGTTTACCTCCTAAAACAAGGTGGCGCTTTTTTGTTAATCTGGTTACAAAATCAAGATCCTTGTTTAAAAAATAATTCAGCATAATACCGCCGTCATAACCACGGTCTAATACCCACAAACCTTTGGGTCCAGCTGCTGATACAAAATTCTCTACCGCTTTCATACTTTCCGTGTTCATACTCTTAAAGCTCTGTTCTTCGCTGCTGTACATATCAAGATACATTGGAAATGTTATTCTCTCAGAAGGATTGTAACAACTTATTTGATTTAGATAATAACCGTTGCCGGTACTGCCTTTGCTCCCATCTCTTAAACGACAATGATTTTCAAAGTTATTGCCAAAATGATGACAAATGTCTCCCGCATCCAAAGCTATTATTGTTTCTTCCCTTACTTTGTCTTTCCACTTGTTCATATTGTAATAATTCGACAATTCAAGAATCTCTGGGTGATCATGGACATTACGGCGTATCCTTTTTAAAGTGTCTTTTATGGCTATATCTTCCTTCAGGCTTCTTGCTATTTCTGTTAAGTTGCAGCTCTTTGAGGCTAATACTCCGGTTACTATTTCCAAAATATGTTTATGAAGGGGCTTTTTTACACTTACATTATCCTCTGAAATTGATGATGCTACACTCACAATTTTTCTCTTCACATTTTTCCTAATTTCACCTATCATAAACTGCCTCCTTTTTCTTTTTTGTTAGTGCTTTATGGTAAATTCACTATACAGGAAAAAGGAGGCTTATTCAATCACTTATCTTCATCTTTTACCTTTCTTTACAAATACTTATCAAATATCTTTTTGAGAAAATGGGAGGGTGCCAAAATATTACTGACAACCTCCCAAAATTTACAAATTTAAATACGTAAAAGCCGTAATGCTTGAAGTAGAAGTAGTATGGGTTATTGGTTCAGTGTTCAGTGTTCAAGGTTCAAGGTTCAGAATACAGTGAAAGTGGAAGTGACAGTGACAGTAAAACGTAAGACGTGAGACGTGAGACGTGAGACGTAAAACATAAGACGTAGTACATAACACCAACACCCAACACCTATAACCCGTCTCAACTTTTACCCTGTGAGCTTGGAATAATCCAGGAAGCGGAGGTTCAGCATTAAACATTAAATACCACTTCAACCTTTACCTTTGTCTCTACTTCACTACTTCACTACTTCACTATTTCACCACGCAACAACTTTGCCTTTGCCTCTGCTTTTAACTTAGCACTTAAAACTTAACACTTAACACTAATTAACCATTTTACTACCTCACTTCAATTTCGTCATCGTATATTAAGAAAGTAGGAAAAATTGTTTAACAGGCTATTAAAAAGTTGTATAAGGTTCTAGAGCACTGAAGGTGATAAAGGACATGATTGTCATTGGTTCAACGAAACCGTTCGCAATGTTGTCCCCACCTTCAGCTTTCCGAAACCTGAACGGAACATTAGGCATAAAGCCTGCATGTGTTACGATGATAGCGTATAGGAAAGCAAAGCTCAAGTAAAAAAATGAGGAGCTTTACGATGAAGAGCTATGAAAAAGTAGTGGGAATTGATGTATCCAAGGAAACGTTGTCAATCAGCTTATATGATGGCAAGAGTCACATAAGCTATGAGACAAGAAACACGGTAAAATCATTTTTTAATGATTTTGTTAAGAAGGAGAAGGGAATAGATTTTTCCAAAGTTCTTTTTATGCTGGAAAATACGGGAGTATACCATTTAAGATTAGCAACCCATTTGAGCAAGGAATGTGGTTATATTGTAAGTGTAGCGAATCCTCTTGTAATAAAGAGGTACTCACAGATGAATTTAAAACGTGCAAAGACAGACAAAGCCGATGCCCGTTTGATAGCGGAGTATGGTTATATTAACGGAGATGATTGGCTATTTTCTCCCCGGGATATAGACTATTATAAGATAGATATGAAACTTAAAGCGGTGGAAGATTTTCATAAGCAGATAAATATGTTGAGTAACCAGATTGAAGCGATTGAATATTTACCTTTCAAAGACAATAGCACACTAAATGCTTATAAAAAACTTATAGAGAATTTTAAGAAAGAGATAAAAAAGATAGAAAAAGAATTAGACATATTGCTGCGGGAGAAGTATGTCGAAGAGTATAAATTGCTTTCGAGTATTCCTGGAGTTGGGTTAAAGCTGACAGGAGTGATTTTGGGCAAATTAAACGGTTTTGCAAATTTTGATAGAGGTAAGGATGTAACGAGTTTTGTGGGTATATGTCCCAGTATTTACCAGTCAGGGACATCGGTCAATGGCAGAGGTAAAATATCGAAGAAGGGCAACGGCTATATGCGGACGATACTGTATTTATGCTCACTTTCAGCTTGCAAGTATAATAAATCATGCGCAGAATTATATGAGAGACTTGTAGCTAAAGGTAAGCCTAAAAAGGTTGCCTTAATAGCAGTAGCGAACAAGTTGATAAGGCAGGCATTTGGTGTATTGAAAAGTGGCAAACCGTATGATCCGGATCATGCAAAAAATTTAACTTTGGTTGCAAAAAATGCTTGACTTTTAACACGGAACATTGCGAGGAGTGGAAACGACGAAGCAATCTCACATATGAGGCATGAGATCGCCGCCCGAGCACTTAAAGCGTTAAGTGCTCGGTTAGGATGGGGTATGAAAACAAAATTGAGACTTTTGAATCATCCTAATATTTTTAAATTTCATTAATTTTGCAGCTAAATTTGTTAACTACCACTTTTTTAAACAACATTATCAGCAAAAACAAAGGTATTTGTTTGTTTAAATTGCCTCAAATTGTCCAAAATAGGTAATTTTGGACACACCTGTATGGTTAAATCTTGTCAAATCATTCTTAAAGCACCCTTTCTCAGATTATATGCCATACAATGTATAGACAATTCCAGCCTAACCTTATCAATACCTATAAATCGGCTACGAGTATAACCAAAATGAAGCTTAATCAATCCAATTGCCTGCTCAACGACATAACGAACCTTGCTTACTGCCTTGTTATGAAATTTCTGAAATCCTGTAAGTGGCTTATTCCGCGCTGCCTTATACATTATCATATCTGCATAGGTTCCTGATATGTCTTTGCGGTTAGATTCACTGCTGTAGCCTTTATCTGCATATATTGCCGTTCCCTTAGGCAAATTAAGCTTTTG is from Flexistipes sinusarabici DSM 4947 and encodes:
- a CDS encoding Na(+)-translocating NADH-quinone reductase subunit A, with product MVMKTIHIKKGCDIPLKGVPVQEIRDEAAASEYAVLGDDFIGLKPRFLVSEGDFVKKGDALFLHKKNERIKFTSPVAGEVKRINRGEKRKFLSIVIRKSGDDSVTFNKYSNLNNIPAEDVRNQLLESGLWTSFVSRPYGKIADPEAESPDIFITAADTRPLAPRVVNVIGDNYDSFYDGVDVISSLTKSKVFVCIDDENFYIPSDLPDNVEIVRFDGPHPAGLAGTHIHFLSPASREKSVWQIGYQDVIAAGKLFRTGEIYTKRVISIAGEGVREPSLIRTDIGADIFDILKSKLVNDNKYRVISGSPLYGKTCDEPVNFLGKFDYQVSVIPEGGDRELFGWLIPGKNKFSVKNAFTGSLFKKKFSIDTSVGGSKRAIVPIGSYEKVMPLDIIPTYLLRYLEIGDIEMAEKLGCMELLEEDLSLCTFVCPGKIDHCRNLRDVLTTIEKET
- the istA gene encoding IS21 family transposase; translation: MLQIEDIRNMYFNKGKNVSEICRETGFDRKTVNKYLEKENWTEVKLPLPEVRGSKLDAYKPEIDRWLEDDRRIRRKQRHTAKRVFDRLREKYPDFECSYRTVASYVSEKKQEIYNPKQSYLPLEHKAGEAQIDFGKADFVEKGVPFFGSYLSVSFPNSNGGYLQLFKGENFECLAQGLRNIFEHMGGVPHRHWYDNLSPVVKDILKGKDRNLTESFIRFREHYGFESAFCNPASGHEKGNVENKVGYLRRNLLVPVPEFSDLEEYNRELLVRCDKDMKREHYRKGEFISSLFEEDLKALNPLPTRVFEAESYEHVRVDAYGKFTLNDGKHTYSASPRLAGGRAVVVKSHNNIKVLDKNMKEVVVHNRLYGEERQESMDWLPYLSQLSKKPGALKYTGIYKMLPCSIRSWLDKVSPGEKSSALKMLASMTKESGFDVAVKSLENALSCNASDFESISSVYRSIISRMPELKPVSLSPDVPELRKVDSDFSKYDRLFNSEVGHVSN
- the istB gene encoding IS21-like element helper ATPase IstB produces the protein MSVIESVAEACKELKLSRNIVDNMQKIQEEDRYKFLLQLFQLEIQHRADNRRQRNIKSAGFYNMKSFSDYVYDDLELPSGLSISDIESAEFVRRKENLILYGNSGTGKSHLATAIGIKACMEDMRVGFYRTAGLVNKLLEARQQGALDKLFRKLSKLDLIICDEWGYVPLDMVGGQLLFQVISECYETKSLIITTNLEFSKWVNIFYNQEMTAAMIDRLVHLAPARGW
- a CDS encoding transposase, encoding MIGEIRKNVKRKIVSVASSISEDNVSVKKPLHKHILEIVTGVLASKSCNLTEIARSLKEDIAIKDTLKRIRRNVHDHPEILELSNYYNMNKWKDKVREETIIALDAGDICHHFGNNFENHCRLRDGSKGSTGNGYYLNQISCYNPSERITFPMYLDMYSSEEQSFKSMNTESMKAVENFVSAAGPKGLWVLDRGYDGGIMLNYFLNKDLDFVTRLTKKRHLVLGGKPVSIPDLVKKINRRYKIGKSFRFGYKKCYINLEGKLYPVTVMVNKGEENKEPHILLTNGHIKKSREIKRRVTGYYHRWGVEECYRFEKQGFGIEKSLTPNFNAIKSLLGASMLAWSVLLMVQEDEILKEQVIANSKREKSKKKDRPKFIYYSLLDGISRAFIMAKEIFRFRKPKPPNLAPTIDELLNKRSLGMIL
- a CDS encoding IS110 family transposase, translating into MKSYEKVVGIDVSKETLSISLYDGKSHISYETRNTVKSFFNDFVKKEKGIDFSKVLFMLENTGVYHLRLATHLSKECGYIVSVANPLVIKRYSQMNLKRAKTDKADARLIAEYGYINGDDWLFSPRDIDYYKIDMKLKAVEDFHKQINMLSNQIEAIEYLPFKDNSTLNAYKKLIENFKKEIKKIEKELDILLREKYVEEYKLLSSIPGVGLKLTGVILGKLNGFANFDRGKDVTSFVGICPSIYQSGTSVNGRGKISKKGNGYMRTILYLCSLSACKYNKSCAELYERLVAKGKPKKVALIAVANKLIRQAFGVLKSGKPYDPDHAKNLTLVAKNA